Proteins from one Pseudomonas bijieensis genomic window:
- a CDS encoding NAD(P)/FAD-dependent oxidoreductase: MTHRIVIVGGGAGGLELATRLGKTLGKRGTACVMLVDANLTHIWKPLLHEVAAGSLNSSEDELNYVAQAKWNHFEFQLGRMSGLDRERKRIQLAATYDEAGVELLPARELAYDTLVIAVGSTTNDFGTEGAAQHCLFLDTRKQAERFHQQLLHHYLRAHAGQTDIVERISVAIVGAGATGVELAAELHNAAHELHAYGLDRIKPENMHITLIEAGPRVLPALPERIGGPVHKTLEKLGVNVMTNAAVSQVTADSLITADGKVIDASLKVWAAGIRAPDFLKDIDGLETNRINQLHVLPTLQTTRDENIFAFGDCAACPQPGSERNVPPRAQAAHQQASLLAKSLKLRIEGKALPEYKYTDYGSLISLSRFSAVGNLMGNLTGSVMLEGWLARMFYVSLYRMHQMALYGMFRTAMLMLGSKIGRGTEPRLKLH; the protein is encoded by the coding sequence ATGACTCATCGTATTGTCATCGTTGGCGGCGGCGCCGGCGGTCTGGAGTTGGCTACCCGTCTGGGTAAGACTCTGGGCAAGCGCGGTACGGCCTGTGTGATGCTGGTCGACGCGAACCTGACCCACATCTGGAAACCCCTGCTGCATGAAGTGGCCGCCGGCTCCCTGAACTCTTCCGAAGACGAACTCAACTATGTCGCCCAGGCGAAATGGAACCACTTCGAGTTCCAGCTCGGGCGCATGAGTGGCCTGGATCGCGAGCGCAAGAGAATCCAACTGGCCGCCACCTATGACGAGGCAGGCGTCGAGTTGTTGCCGGCCCGGGAACTGGCCTACGACACCCTGGTAATTGCCGTCGGCAGTACCACCAACGACTTCGGCACCGAAGGCGCGGCGCAGCATTGCCTGTTCCTCGATACCCGCAAACAGGCCGAGCGTTTCCATCAGCAACTGCTTCACCACTATCTGCGTGCCCATGCCGGGCAGACCGATATCGTCGAGCGCATCAGCGTCGCCATCGTCGGCGCCGGTGCGACCGGGGTCGAACTGGCGGCCGAGCTGCATAATGCCGCCCACGAACTGCACGCCTACGGCCTGGACCGCATCAAACCGGAAAACATGCACATCACCCTGATCGAGGCAGGCCCACGCGTCTTGCCGGCACTGCCGGAGCGTATCGGCGGACCGGTGCACAAGACCCTGGAAAAACTCGGGGTCAATGTCATGACCAACGCCGCTGTCAGCCAGGTGACCGCCGACAGCCTGATTACGGCGGATGGCAAAGTGATCGACGCGAGCCTGAAAGTCTGGGCCGCCGGGATTCGCGCACCGGACTTCCTCAAGGACATCGACGGCCTGGAGACCAACCGGATCAACCAGTTGCACGTGCTGCCTACGCTACAGACCACCCGTGACGAGAACATCTTCGCCTTCGGTGACTGCGCCGCCTGCCCGCAACCCGGCAGCGAACGCAACGTCCCGCCCCGCGCCCAGGCAGCGCATCAGCAGGCCTCGCTGCTGGCCAAGTCCTTGAAGCTGCGGATCGAGGGCAAGGCCCTGCCTGAATACAAGTACACCGACTACGGCTCGTTGATCTCGCTGTCGCGGTTCTCGGCAGTGGGCAACCTGATGGGCAACCTGACCGGCAGCGTGATGCTCGAAGGCTGGCTGGCGCGGATGTTCTACGTGTCGCTGTACCGCATGCACCAGATGGCGCTGTACGGCATGTTTCGCACGGCGATGCTGATGTTGGGGAGCAAGATCGGGCGTGGGACTGAGCCTCGGCTGAAGTTGCACTGA
- a CDS encoding DUF3094 domain-containing protein, whose protein sequence is MTSRLNPDDQKHVEEYLQLSQHRVERRPFRPWMLLVVVLAVTIGLGLLSRLISYLTL, encoded by the coding sequence ATGACCAGCCGCCTGAACCCAGATGACCAGAAGCATGTCGAAGAGTACCTGCAACTGTCCCAGCACCGAGTCGAGCGCCGGCCCTTCCGGCCGTGGATGCTCCTGGTGGTGGTACTGGCCGTGACCATCGGCCTGGGCCTGTTGAGCCGACTGATCAGTTACCTGACGCTATGA
- a CDS encoding MOSC domain-containing protein, with translation MSPLQELIAAVPQQGRVRWIGVRPQGHAPMIELDAVEARLEAGLTGDHARPGVRNARQVTLIQWEHLAVISSLMGRAADQPVLPQELRRNLVISGINLFSLKGRRFRIGQAIFETTGWCQPCARLERNLGEGTFQAVRGHGGITARVLKSGIIRLDDSLRVEPVPASGYAAFNAG, from the coding sequence GTGAGCCCGTTGCAGGAACTGATCGCCGCCGTGCCGCAGCAGGGCCGCGTACGCTGGATTGGCGTGCGCCCCCAGGGCCATGCCCCCATGATCGAACTGGACGCCGTGGAGGCCCGCCTGGAAGCCGGCCTGACGGGTGATCATGCCCGCCCCGGCGTGCGCAATGCCCGGCAAGTCACCTTGATTCAGTGGGAGCACCTGGCCGTGATCAGTTCCCTGATGGGCCGCGCGGCGGATCAACCGGTGTTGCCACAAGAGCTGCGACGCAACCTTGTGATCAGCGGCATCAATCTGTTCAGCCTCAAGGGCCGGCGCTTTCGCATCGGCCAGGCGATCTTCGAAACCACCGGCTGGTGCCAGCCGTGCGCGCGACTGGAGCGAAACCTCGGCGAAGGGACGTTCCAGGCCGTACGCGGCCATGGCGGAATCACAGCCCGGGTGTTAAAAAGTGGAATCATTCGCCTGGACGACAGCTTGCGTGTCGAACCTGTTCCGGCGAGCGGCTACGCTGCTTTCAATGCCGGATAG
- a CDS encoding DUF1780 domain-containing protein, which produces MDDSDYLRLLTIAAEQANAFLSNARKWERERWVCQRLLQGLNVPYRADEFAPAGEPPDVLFRDANFEVFFVLDEGRRLNDEWRDELQRRRSAFSLSQLVRREAKPRRIPANEFLMRLAPTLRKKAHNYTERGMDLGDLDIIAFASLKREVLDLNSHFPPPTEYLRQGWRSLSLVGPTFARVLFAHPDAPDFLRSNLGRSIVFDVGISL; this is translated from the coding sequence ATGGATGACTCCGATTACTTACGCCTGCTGACCATCGCGGCCGAGCAAGCCAACGCCTTTCTCTCCAATGCCCGCAAATGGGAGCGTGAGCGTTGGGTCTGCCAACGCCTGCTGCAAGGGTTGAACGTGCCTTATCGCGCCGACGAGTTCGCGCCGGCCGGCGAACCGCCGGACGTCTTGTTTCGCGATGCCAATTTCGAGGTTTTTTTCGTGCTCGACGAGGGCCGCCGTCTCAATGATGAATGGCGCGATGAACTGCAACGCCGCCGCAGTGCGTTCTCCCTGAGCCAACTGGTGCGTCGCGAGGCCAAGCCCCGGCGGATCCCGGCCAATGAATTCCTGATGCGGCTGGCCCCGACCCTGCGCAAGAAAGCCCATAACTACACCGAGCGCGGCATGGACCTGGGCGACCTGGACATCATCGCCTTCGCCAGCCTCAAGCGCGAAGTGCTGGACCTCAACAGCCATTTCCCGCCGCCGACCGAATACCTGCGCCAGGGTTGGCGCTCGCTGTCGCTGGTGGGGCCAACCTTTGCCCGGGTGCTGTTCGCCCATCCCGATGCACCGGACTTCCTGCGCAGCAACCTGGGGCGCAGCATTGTGTTCGATGTCGGGATCAGCCTGTGA